In a single window of the Paenibacillus sp. MMS20-IR301 genome:
- a CDS encoding peptidoglycan DD-metalloendopeptidase family protein: protein MNSQNGQYAVQPEDLAEALLSGNYSGIYERFSPDFKQYISEADFTEMGSAFIQEVTSFTPSTVVKLNGSEQRVWISDTGAKGILAFFDETGMILGLSITNLDSYPVTDQALTETVVSPPFEGDWFVFWGGSNMLDNYHYEYESQRYAYDFVQEVNGYSYQGDPADNESYYAFGKDITAPADGTVIRVIQDIPDNTPVGVMNEKEAAGNVVVIDHGGEYSFLAHLKQGSVTVQEGDNVISGQVIGKLGNSGNSSEPHLHFQMSDGSDLFGSRSLNIRWKDHLRPLKGQTVTGRL, encoded by the coding sequence ATGAACAGCCAAAACGGACAATATGCAGTGCAGCCGGAAGATCTGGCTGAAGCTTTGCTGAGCGGCAATTATAGCGGGATTTATGAGCGTTTCAGCCCCGACTTCAAACAGTACATTAGTGAGGCAGACTTTACGGAGATGGGTTCTGCGTTCATTCAGGAGGTTACCTCTTTTACGCCTTCTACTGTGGTGAAGCTGAACGGCAGTGAGCAGCGGGTATGGATAAGCGATACCGGCGCCAAAGGAATTCTTGCTTTTTTTGATGAGACCGGCATGATTCTGGGTCTGAGTATCACCAATCTTGACAGCTATCCCGTGACAGATCAAGCCCTAACAGAAACTGTCGTGTCCCCGCCGTTCGAGGGGGACTGGTTCGTGTTCTGGGGCGGCAGCAACATGCTTGACAATTATCATTATGAGTACGAGAGCCAGCGCTACGCCTATGATTTCGTGCAGGAAGTGAATGGATACTCCTATCAGGGCGATCCTGCCGATAATGAGAGCTATTATGCCTTCGGAAAGGATATCACCGCTCCCGCTGACGGAACTGTCATCAGGGTTATACAGGATATTCCTGATAATACGCCCGTTGGCGTAATGAATGAGAAGGAAGCGGCAGGTAACGTAGTTGTAATTGATCACGGCGGGGAATATAGCTTTTTGGCGCATCTGAAGCAAGGATCGGTCACAGTACAAGAGGGGGATAACGTCATATCAGGCCAGGTCATCGGCAAGCTCGGCAATTCCGGCAACTCCAGCGAGCCGCATCTGCACTTTCAGATGTCGGACGGATCCGACCTGTTCGGCTCACGGTCCCTGAACATCCGGTGGAAGGATCATCTGCGGCCGCTGAAGGGCCAGACCGTTACCGGCCGCCTTTAG
- a CDS encoding HAMP domain-containing sensor histidine kinase: protein MRRNKPVRLRTFFLQYLLFLSAGTILLLVVILSLFTLAFASGSVLPANYAEKEIAAFKQHLVSGSTVTPGSVPEMLDYAVFNGEGVLLSGNLNQGAAAHAWEMVRQGKTQDSYYYTTAWSGQELWIFRYSLTPQYASAQLRSHLPNPQLLALLLFIFAILLQAALLAARFGRRLSEKLTGLQEATESIRRENLEFTIKPSGIREIDEVLSSLDQMKDALHASLKRQWELERSRREQISALAHDIKTPLTIIRGNAELLAETPQNEAQREYNGYIIRSAGDIEAYVQEVIDLSGMQAESLHQQSHVPVKDVIDALEAQLKALASGRELQTSIQKESLPEFLFINKELLQRGIINVLANAAEYTPPQGSVTLSVRGDANAVHFTVTDTGGGFSQADLKDAASQFYRGDRSRSSGSHHGMGLYIAKSAALQHGGSLHLGNVSSSGGAEVTLSIPSTSIPTTASLATHKP from the coding sequence GTGAGACGAAACAAGCCGGTGCGGCTTCGCACCTTTTTCCTGCAATACCTTCTATTCTTGAGTGCAGGCACGATTCTGCTGCTGGTGGTGATACTTAGCCTATTCACGCTTGCTTTTGCTTCAGGCTCCGTTCTGCCTGCCAACTATGCCGAGAAGGAGATTGCTGCGTTCAAGCAGCACCTTGTCTCCGGCAGTACCGTAACGCCCGGCAGTGTTCCGGAAATGCTCGATTATGCGGTTTTCAACGGGGAAGGAGTTCTGCTGTCCGGTAATCTGAATCAGGGCGCGGCCGCTCATGCCTGGGAGATGGTACGGCAAGGGAAGACTCAAGACTCTTATTACTATACAACCGCCTGGAGCGGACAGGAGCTCTGGATCTTCCGTTACAGCCTAACGCCGCAGTATGCCTCTGCGCAGCTGCGCAGTCATCTGCCGAATCCCCAGCTGCTGGCCCTATTGCTCTTCATCTTTGCCATTCTGCTGCAGGCAGCCCTGCTCGCTGCCCGGTTCGGCCGGCGGCTGTCCGAGAAGCTGACCGGCTTACAGGAGGCAACAGAGAGCATCCGGCGCGAGAATCTGGAGTTCACGATTAAACCCAGCGGCATCCGCGAGATTGACGAAGTGCTATCCTCACTTGACCAGATGAAGGATGCCCTGCATGCTTCGCTTAAGCGCCAATGGGAGCTGGAGCGTTCCCGCAGGGAGCAGATATCTGCGCTGGCCCACGATATTAAGACGCCGCTGACCATCATCCGGGGGAATGCGGAGCTGCTGGCGGAGACACCGCAGAATGAGGCCCAGCGTGAATACAACGGATACATTATCCGCAGTGCCGGAGATATTGAAGCGTATGTGCAGGAGGTAATTGATCTGTCAGGCATGCAGGCCGAATCTCTTCATCAGCAGTCGCATGTCCCGGTCAAAGACGTTATTGATGCGCTTGAGGCCCAATTGAAGGCACTTGCCTCGGGCAGAGAACTTCAGACCTCTATACAAAAGGAGAGCCTTCCGGAGTTTCTCTTCATTAACAAGGAGCTGCTGCAGCGGGGAATTATCAATGTATTAGCGAATGCGGCGGAGTATACGCCCCCGCAAGGCAGCGTGACTCTCTCTGTCCGGGGTGATGCAAATGCCGTTCACTTCACGGTTACGGATACAGGCGGTGGTTTCTCACAGGCCGATCTGAAGGACGCTGCCAGCCAGTTCTACCGGGGCGACCGAAGCCGCAGCTCCGGCAGCCACCACGGAATGGGACTGTATATCGCGAAGTCCGCTGCACTGCAGCATGGAGGAAGCTTACACCTGGGCAATGTCTCCTCCTCCGGCGGAGCAGAGGTAACATTGAGTATTCCTTCAACGAGTATTCCTACGACGGCTTCCCTTGCCACTCACAAACCATGA
- a CDS encoding HAMP domain-containing sensor histidine kinase: protein MTAISIVALLVVLACLYCVKKELRRVTRQLRQLNSGTSAKKIDLAYFDKDLERLAEAVNEQIDQTRQANADKRRTEYELKQAISSISHDIRTPMTSILGYVQFLETEDITPEQRGKYTEIVKKGALRLKVLLEDFFELSIIESADYPLNPEAVKLNELLPEVLVGFYEQFAARQIEPVIHIPEEEAAVVADPSAVKRVIENLVMNAIRHSSGKVVIQLEKSGPAVRLTVSNPADLLREQDLQYLFNRFYTGDQPRTGKGTGLGLSIARSLMLKMNGELSAELKGQQLFMVCEWQGKPS, encoded by the coding sequence ATGACTGCGATAAGTATAGTAGCGTTACTGGTGGTGCTTGCCTGCCTTTATTGTGTGAAAAAAGAGCTGCGGAGAGTTACCCGGCAGCTCCGGCAGCTGAACAGCGGCACCTCGGCGAAAAAGATTGATCTCGCCTATTTCGATAAGGATCTGGAGCGGCTGGCTGAGGCGGTGAATGAGCAGATTGATCAGACCCGGCAGGCGAATGCCGACAAGCGGCGGACGGAATATGAGCTTAAGCAGGCGATCTCCAGCATCTCGCATGATATCCGCACCCCGATGACCTCTATTCTCGGCTATGTTCAGTTTCTGGAGACAGAAGACATAACCCCGGAGCAGCGGGGGAAGTATACGGAAATTGTTAAAAAAGGCGCACTCCGGCTGAAGGTGCTGCTGGAGGACTTCTTTGAGCTGTCGATTATTGAGTCTGCCGATTACCCGCTGAACCCTGAAGCCGTGAAGCTGAATGAGCTGCTGCCGGAGGTGCTGGTCGGGTTCTATGAGCAGTTTGCTGCCCGGCAAATTGAGCCGGTGATTCATATTCCTGAGGAAGAGGCGGCAGTTGTAGCCGACCCGTCTGCGGTGAAGCGCGTAATAGAGAATCTGGTGATGAATGCCATCAGGCATTCCAGCGGAAAGGTAGTGATTCAGCTGGAGAAATCCGGTCCGGCGGTCCGGCTGACCGTCAGTAATCCTGCTGATCTGCTACGCGAGCAAGATCTGCAGTATCTGTTCAACCGGTTCTACACCGGTGATCAGCCCCGCACCGGCAAGGGCACCGGGCTCGGCCTGTCGATTGCACGGAGCCTGATGCTGAAGATGAATGGTGAATTGTCTGCCGAGCTTAAGGGGCAACAGCTGTTCATGGTTTGTGAGTGGCAAGGGAAGCCGTCGTAG
- a CDS encoding response regulator transcription factor, whose translation MAKILVVDDEPAILSLIRSALAADQHLVTVMSDPAQVRRIDLGAYDLIMLDVMMPGVDGFTLCREIRSAVDCPILFVTAKTLESDLMYGLGLGADDYIVKPFGIGALRARIQAHLRREGRERRKVLYLEQVRFNLSGKELFVQENKVPLTKSEYEICEFLARSRGQVFSKEHIYEAIFGYNGESDSSTITEHIKNIRAKLGKCGVDAIETIWGIGYKWKL comes from the coding sequence ATGGCAAAAATACTTGTAGTAGACGATGAACCCGCTATCTTGTCGCTGATCCGCAGCGCCCTTGCTGCCGATCAGCATCTGGTAACGGTAATGTCTGATCCTGCACAAGTGCGCCGGATTGACCTTGGCGCCTATGATCTTATTATGCTCGACGTAATGATGCCCGGTGTGGACGGCTTCACTCTCTGCCGGGAGATCCGGTCAGCAGTAGATTGCCCGATCCTGTTTGTTACGGCTAAGACGCTGGAGAGCGACCTGATGTATGGCCTTGGCTTAGGGGCAGATGATTATATTGTGAAGCCCTTTGGCATAGGCGCGCTGCGGGCGCGGATTCAGGCCCATCTCCGGCGGGAGGGCAGAGAGCGGCGGAAGGTGCTCTATCTGGAGCAGGTCCGCTTTAACCTTTCCGGTAAAGAGCTGTTCGTCCAGGAGAACAAAGTGCCGCTGACCAAAAGTGAATATGAAATCTGTGAGTTTCTGGCTCGCAGCCGCGGGCAGGTCTTCTCTAAAGAGCATATCTATGAAGCAATCTTCGGTTATAACGGGGAAAGCGACAGCAGCACGATTACGGAGCATATCAAGAATATCCGTGCCAAGCTGGGTAAATGCGGAGTGGATGCCATCGAAACGATCTGGGGGATTGGATACAAGTGGAAGCTGTGA
- a CDS encoding DUF6097 family protein, translated as MNMGSAVLRTLEFSQELDLLHKHITGSGLPVSKSDSFDKQVILLEQYQGEDTFQSTYKTMKRVNILSGLFALPVLLIVAAAFIYGRYIDRDYDVFGYFVDHPVMYLVPAALIVVTLVLAMFHSALRRKLYGSIYPDLKRKLGMNAA; from the coding sequence ATGAATATGGGAAGTGCTGTCCTGCGGACGCTGGAGTTCAGCCAGGAGCTGGATTTGCTGCACAAGCATATTACCGGCAGCGGTCTGCCGGTGTCCAAGAGTGATTCTTTTGATAAGCAGGTTATTCTGCTTGAACAATATCAAGGCGAAGATACGTTTCAATCCACATACAAGACAATGAAGAGGGTTAATATTCTGTCCGGATTGTTCGCTTTGCCTGTATTGCTGATTGTGGCTGCCGCCTTCATCTATGGACGTTATATCGACCGCGATTATGATGTTTTCGGATATTTTGTAGATCATCCCGTTATGTATCTCGTGCCGGCTGCGCTAATCGTAGTGACGCTGGTATTGGCAATGTTTCACTCGGCACTGCGGCGGAAGCTGTATGGCAGTATATACCCGGATCTCAAAAGAAAACTGGGGATGAATGCGGCCTGA
- a CDS encoding ATP-binding cassette domain-containing protein, with translation MSEYVLNTHDLCKQYSGQFALNKVNLSIKKGSIYGFIGQNGAGKSTLIRLAAGLAYPTTGTMELFGESDERKQIEARKRIGTIIEGPALYAHMTAEDNLEAHRLLRGIPGKDPVQRILSLVGLQDTGKKKAKHFSLGMKQRLGLGIALLGDPEFLILDEPINGLDPMGVVEIRELLKKLNREYGITILISSHILSELHLLATHYGIIHKGELLEQLTVAELTAKCQQYLHIKVDNPDKAAAVIETVLETREFEVLPGGTIKLFKYLEAPGKVSQTLTGEGLIIEQFMPMGEDLESYFTGRIGGVQHG, from the coding sequence TTGAGCGAATATGTGCTGAACACACATGACTTATGCAAGCAATACAGCGGGCAATTTGCGCTGAATAAAGTGAATCTATCAATTAAAAAGGGTTCGATTTACGGTTTCATCGGGCAAAACGGGGCCGGGAAATCCACGCTGATCCGGCTTGCCGCAGGACTGGCCTATCCGACTACAGGGACGATGGAGCTGTTCGGTGAAAGCGATGAGCGCAAACAGATTGAAGCCAGAAAAAGAATCGGGACAATTATCGAGGGTCCGGCGCTCTATGCGCATATGACGGCTGAAGACAATCTGGAGGCGCACCGGCTGCTCCGGGGCATTCCGGGTAAAGACCCGGTCCAGCGGATTCTGTCACTCGTCGGGCTTCAGGACACGGGGAAGAAGAAAGCAAAGCATTTCTCCCTGGGCATGAAGCAGCGGCTGGGGCTCGGCATTGCTCTGCTGGGCGATCCGGAGTTCCTGATTCTGGACGAGCCGATTAACGGGCTGGACCCGATGGGCGTTGTCGAAATCAGGGAGCTGCTTAAGAAGCTGAACCGGGAGTACGGAATCACCATCTTAATCTCCAGTCATATCCTCAGTGAGCTTCACTTATTGGCTACACATTACGGTATTATTCATAAAGGTGAGCTGCTGGAGCAGCTGACCGTAGCGGAGCTGACTGCCAAATGCCAGCAGTACCTGCATATCAAAGTGGATAATCCGGATAAAGCAGCGGCTGTTATCGAAACGGTTCTGGAGACACGGGAGTTTGAAGTGCTGCCGGGCGGGACGATCAAGCTGTTTAAGTATCTGGAGGCACCAGGTAAAGTGTCTCAGACACTTACCGGTGAGGGATTGATTATCGAGCAATTCATGCCGATGGGGGAAGACCTGGAATCCTATTTTACAGGCCGGATCGGAGGTGTTCAGCATGGGTAA
- a CDS encoding lantibiotic immunity ABC transporter MutE/EpiE family permease subunit: protein MLSHIRAERLKWRHTFVPRLLWITPLFTMLLCAVMMGGQSFQGGAYNWWYAVFLPGALTLTCSLVLQKDAKMKYHGLLALPFDLRMLWAGKILACAQWLLVTLLLFLIGITAGGVLFGQTIPVPDSVAGSFLIFATFLWQIPLCLFLAARFGLFAAVLLNMSGTVLGIVTFDTGGLWNYVPYTITARLMCPVLSILPNGLPVPADSPLRSTGMILPDTLVSLAWFGLLFFLTAAWFRKREAN, encoded by the coding sequence ATGCTTAGTCATATCCGGGCTGAACGCTTGAAATGGCGGCACACCTTCGTCCCGAGGCTGTTATGGATCACCCCGCTGTTCACAATGCTTCTGTGCGCTGTGATGATGGGCGGACAGTCCTTTCAGGGCGGGGCTTACAACTGGTGGTATGCAGTGTTCCTTCCCGGTGCGCTGACCCTTACCTGTTCGCTGGTTCTACAGAAGGATGCCAAGATGAAGTATCACGGCCTGCTGGCTCTGCCCTTTGATCTGAGAATGCTTTGGGCCGGCAAAATCCTTGCCTGCGCACAGTGGCTCCTCGTCACGCTGCTCCTGTTCCTTATAGGCATTACCGCAGGCGGCGTACTGTTTGGCCAAACCATTCCGGTGCCGGACAGCGTAGCCGGCAGCTTCCTGATCTTTGCCACCTTCCTGTGGCAGATTCCGCTATGCCTGTTCCTGGCGGCACGGTTTGGCTTATTCGCTGCTGTGCTGCTGAATATGTCCGGTACTGTCCTGGGTATCGTAACCTTCGATACCGGAGGATTGTGGAACTATGTCCCTTATACAATTACCGCCAGACTCATGTGCCCGGTTCTGTCGATTCTGCCCAATGGCCTTCCCGTACCGGCGGACAGTCCGCTGAGAAGCACCGGTATGATTCTGCCAGATACACTCGTCTCCCTGGCCTGGTTCGGCTTGCTCTTCTTCCTTACTGCAGCGTGGTTCCGCAAACGGGAGGCGAATTAA
- a CDS encoding GntR family transcriptional regulator has translation MKPKYQIILDDIRSNILSGTYSVGEQIPTESALQETYGVSRQTVRKAILDLSNEGFLRSEKGSGTYVSSQFRSKPAGSPNNKTIGVITTYISDYIFPSIIRGIEGRLNEDNYSLLLASTNNDVAQEKKALEMMLSFGVDGLIIEPTKSNLYNPNIAYYLSFKEQDVPFIMINAYYEELEVPFFCLDDVQSSYLATRELIRKGHTQIGIIAKMDDLQGKYRMKGYIKALGEAKLRFHPEQVLSFDTESKQDLSASLKQFLTENREVLTAIVCYNDEVGLEVVNVCRQLEIRIPEDLSVIGQDNSYIAKNANIKLTTLTHPQEQMGRDAAEWVIKKLQGKKDLRNSTYYQPVLVEGETVRER, from the coding sequence GTGAAGCCCAAGTACCAGATTATTTTGGATGATATAAGAAGCAATATCCTCTCCGGCACCTACAGTGTCGGTGAACAGATCCCTACAGAATCGGCACTGCAGGAGACGTATGGCGTCAGCCGGCAGACCGTCCGCAAGGCTATTCTTGACCTGTCTAATGAAGGCTTCCTGCGCAGCGAGAAGGGCTCCGGCACGTATGTCAGCAGCCAGTTCCGCTCCAAACCGGCGGGCAGTCCGAATAATAAAACAATCGGTGTGATCACGACTTACATCTCGGATTACATCTTCCCGTCCATTATCCGCGGCATTGAGGGCCGGCTGAATGAGGATAACTATTCGCTGCTGCTCGCCAGTACCAATAATGATGTTGCCCAGGAGAAGAAGGCGCTGGAAATGATGCTCTCCTTCGGGGTAGACGGCCTGATCATTGAGCCGACCAAGAGCAATCTGTACAATCCGAACATTGCCTACTACCTCTCGTTTAAAGAGCAGGATGTCCCGTTCATCATGATTAATGCCTATTATGAAGAGCTGGAGGTGCCCTTCTTCTGCCTTGATGATGTGCAGTCCAGTTACTTAGCCACCAGAGAGCTGATCAGGAAAGGCCATACCCAGATCGGCATCATCGCCAAGATGGATGACCTGCAGGGCAAATACCGGATGAAGGGGTATATCAAGGCGCTGGGCGAAGCCAAGCTGCGCTTCCACCCTGAGCAAGTGCTCTCCTTCGATACGGAATCGAAGCAGGACCTGTCTGCCAGCCTGAAGCAGTTCCTGACCGAGAACCGTGAGGTGCTGACGGCTATTGTCTGCTACAACGATGAGGTTGGTCTGGAAGTGGTGAATGTGTGCCGGCAGCTGGAGATCCGGATTCCTGAGGATCTGTCGGTTATCGGCCAGGATAATTCCTATATTGCGAAGAATGCGAACATTAAGCTGACGACGCTGACCCATCCGCAGGAGCAGATGGGCCGCGATGCCGCCGAATGGGTCATTAAGAAGCTGCAGGGCAAGAAGGATCTGCGGAATAGTACCTACTATCAGCCTGTGCTGGTTGAAGGGGAGACGGTGCGGGAGCGGTAA
- a CDS encoding lantibiotic immunity ABC transporter MutG family permease subunit yields the protein MSSLPGLLRADLLKTRRTPFILIHLLAPLIGTAVFLAYYSYSPWNAIDKALVFIQSLGCALPALIGLVCSMSAEQEAGAGQFQGMLAMPANKISAYISKLLLLLLFGLGAILLAYLIFALGFGGILQQDRLGIPFYLTGAVILFGSSIFLYVMHLFISLRLGKGASIGAGIAGSLIAALMLTGLGDIPWPYTPFAWGTRFISLWTIHASGTILPPALPELKAGITLCTAGTILAVILSCIWFRRWEGRSSDN from the coding sequence ATGTCATCATTACCCGGACTGCTAAGAGCGGATTTGCTCAAAACCCGGCGCACACCATTTATACTCATCCATCTGCTGGCTCCGCTGATCGGAACAGCAGTGTTCCTGGCGTACTATTCATACTCACCATGGAATGCTATTGATAAAGCGCTCGTATTCATACAATCTCTGGGCTGTGCATTACCTGCACTGATTGGACTTGTCTGCTCCATGTCTGCGGAACAGGAGGCCGGCGCAGGACAGTTTCAAGGGATGCTTGCTATGCCCGCTAATAAAATTTCAGCCTATATAAGTAAGCTCCTGCTTCTGCTGCTGTTTGGTCTTGGAGCCATCCTGCTGGCCTATCTCATCTTTGCCCTGGGGTTCGGCGGAATTCTGCAGCAGGACAGGCTGGGGATACCCTTTTACCTCACGGGGGCAGTCATCCTGTTCGGCAGCAGCATCTTTCTCTATGTTATGCATCTCTTCATCAGTCTTCGCTTAGGGAAAGGGGCTTCCATCGGAGCAGGAATTGCGGGCAGCCTCATCGCTGCCTTAATGCTTACGGGACTTGGCGATATCCCCTGGCCCTATACCCCGTTTGCCTGGGGTACCCGCTTCATCTCTTTATGGACGATCCATGCTTCCGGCACTATACTACCCCCTGCTTTACCTGAACTTAAGGCCGGAATTACGCTCTGCACAGCGGGAACAATACTAGCTGTTATTCTATCCTGCATATGGTTCCGGCGGTGGGAGGGACGATCAAGCGATAATTAG
- a CDS encoding lantibiotic protection ABC transporter ATP-binding protein gives MQNIILETSNLCKSFKGQTAVNKVSLAVPRNSIYGLLGPNGAGKSTTLKMIAGMLRPGSGDILIHGQQWTRQHLSRIGVLIEAPPLYDNLTASENLKVRTLALGLPHSRIEEVLATVDLAHTGKKRAGQFSMGMKQRLGIAIALLNQPELLILDEPTNGLDPIGIQELRELIRSFPGQGITVILSSHILSEVEQIADQIGIIAGGILGYQGAVPAGQELEALFMQVVAASPREGVPHA, from the coding sequence ATGCAGAACATTATTTTGGAAACCAGTAATTTATGCAAAAGCTTCAAGGGCCAGACTGCTGTCAACAAAGTATCGTTAGCTGTACCCCGTAACTCCATCTACGGGCTGCTCGGCCCGAACGGGGCTGGCAAATCGACCACACTCAAGATGATTGCAGGTATGCTGCGTCCAGGTTCCGGAGATATTCTCATCCATGGACAGCAATGGACACGCCAGCATCTCAGCCGGATTGGCGTACTGATTGAAGCTCCGCCGCTCTATGACAATCTGACAGCCAGTGAGAATCTCAAGGTACGGACACTTGCTCTTGGACTGCCGCATTCCCGGATTGAAGAGGTGCTCGCTACCGTGGACTTGGCCCATACCGGGAAGAAACGGGCCGGGCAATTCTCCATGGGTATGAAGCAGCGGCTGGGGATCGCCATTGCACTCTTGAACCAGCCTGAGCTGCTCATTCTGGACGAACCCACGAACGGACTCGACCCGATTGGAATTCAGGAGCTGCGGGAGCTGATCCGGTCGTTTCCCGGGCAGGGGATTACCGTGATCCTGTCGAGCCATATTCTCTCTGAGGTGGAGCAGATTGCCGATCAGATCGGCATTATCGCTGGCGGCATTCTCGGTTATCAGGGAGCCGTGCCTGCGGGGCAAGAGCTGGAAGCCTTGTTCATGCAGGTGGTAGCCGCGAGCCCCAGGGAGGGGGTGCCACATGCTTAG
- a CDS encoding response regulator transcription factor, producing MNQTINILVVEDDNDINQLLCDIIRRSGYIPQSAFSGTEAMLYLERQAWDLVLLDLMLPGMDGEGVLGYIAEHSAAPVIIISAKLDQKTKIETLRTGADDYITKPFDIEEVSARIDSHLRRAQRAMERLQVQQLQHKDIVVDTEAKSVSVQGAELAFTAREYEILALLMLSPKKVFTKANLFKSVWNEEFHGDDNTINVHMSNIRSKLAKVNPDEEYIETVWGVGYRLKT from the coding sequence ATGAACCAGACCATCAACATCCTGGTTGTTGAGGATGATAATGATATTAATCAATTGCTGTGCGATATTATCCGCAGAAGCGGCTATATTCCCCAGTCCGCGTTCTCCGGAACCGAAGCGATGCTCTATCTGGAGCGGCAGGCCTGGGATCTGGTGCTGCTGGATCTCATGCTTCCGGGCATGGACGGAGAAGGGGTCCTTGGCTATATTGCTGAGCACAGCGCCGCTCCGGTCATCATTATTTCCGCCAAGCTGGACCAGAAGACGAAGATTGAGACGCTGCGGACCGGGGCGGATGATTATATTACGAAGCCGTTTGATATTGAAGAGGTCTCGGCCCGGATCGATTCCCATTTACGCCGGGCGCAGCGTGCGATGGAGCGCCTCCAGGTGCAGCAGCTGCAGCACAAGGATATCGTGGTGGATACGGAGGCTAAATCAGTTAGCGTCCAGGGGGCAGAGCTTGCTTTTACCGCCCGGGAATATGAGATTCTGGCGCTGCTTATGCTGTCTCCGAAGAAGGTCTTTACCAAGGCCAATCTGTTTAAAAGCGTCTGGAATGAAGAGTTCCATGGCGACGACAATACGATCAATGTGCATATGAGCAATATCCGCAGTAAGCTGGCGAAGGTGAATCCGGATGAGGAATATATCGAGACGGTCTGGGGAGTAGGGTACCGGCTCAAAACTTAA
- a CDS encoding ABC transporter permease yields the protein MGNLFRAEWFKLMKDPVFRLLITVLVAVSALYPLLMFFDTGDPVLMDELYMYNILGGNNYVIRLVPCVLAGFFISSEYSSGTMKSIAASGNSRPRIYTAKLIVYSAGSVLIALVLPVVMTGVSSLYFGFDHMPELDYYVQTIGLTMLYAAAFASIMALFSSIFTDSGRAIAFLLLFFLLIDSILYLLASKLALFEFFFNYSIFKLLVDVPRILMTDSTDWFALLSVPALTFAVFGLLGSWLYNRKEIK from the coding sequence ATGGGTAATCTGTTCAGGGCAGAGTGGTTCAAGCTGATGAAAGACCCTGTGTTCCGGCTGCTGATTACGGTGCTAGTGGCTGTATCGGCATTGTACCCGTTATTAATGTTCTTCGATACCGGAGATCCGGTTCTTATGGACGAGCTGTATATGTACAATATCCTTGGCGGCAACAACTATGTGATCAGGCTGGTTCCCTGTGTTCTGGCCGGCTTCTTCATCTCCAGTGAATATTCCAGCGGTACGATGAAAAGCATCGCGGCCTCCGGCAACAGCCGTCCACGGATTTATACAGCCAAGCTGATAGTCTACTCTGCGGGCTCGGTTCTTATTGCACTTGTGCTTCCGGTAGTGATGACCGGGGTCAGCTCGCTCTACTTCGGGTTCGACCATATGCCGGAGCTAGACTATTATGTGCAGACAATCGGGTTAACGATGCTATACGCAGCTGCCTTTGCCTCTATAATGGCGCTTTTCTCGAGCATCTTTACGGATAGCGGACGGGCGATTGCCTTCCTGCTCTTGTTCTTTTTGCTGATAGACAGTATTCTCTATTTGCTTGCTTCCAAGCTGGCGCTGTTCGAGTTCTTCTTCAATTATTCCATATTTAAGCTGCTGGTGGATGTGCCCCGGATCCTTATGACAGACAGTACGGACTGGTTCGCTCTGTTGTCTGTGCCTGCACTTACATTTGCCGTGTTCGGATTGCTGGGCAGCTGGCTCTATAACAGGAAGGAAATTAAATAA